GGCCCCAGACGGGCTCGTCGAACCCGCGCTGGACGTCGATCAGGATCAGTGCCGTTTCGGTCATGACGTCGAGTTTCGCGGGCTGCGGTCTCGCAGGGGAGCGGCAGAAGACGCGCGATGCGGTACTTTCCTGCCATGCGCACGATCGGCGTTCTCCTGTTGCCGGGCACCCGGATGTTCGACCTCGCGGTGATCGGCGAGGTCTGGGGCCAGGACCGGACCGACAGCGGGATCGGCCCGTTCACCCTGCGGTTGTGCAGCCAGGGCCGGGTCCGCACGGCCGTCTCGCCGTTCGGCGACGTCGCGGCGACGCACGGGCTGACCGGCCTCGACGGCTGCGACCTCGTCCTGGCGCCGGGCCGCGACGACCCGCTCGCCGAGGTGCCGCCGGCCGCCGCCGCGGCACTGCGGCGGGCGCACCGCGCGGGGACGACCGTCGCCGCGTTGTGCTCGGGCGCGTTCACGCTGGCCGCGGCCGGCCTGCTCGACGGCCGCCCGGCGACCACGCACTGGCGCGACTTCGACGCCTTGACCGTCGCCGCACCGCGGGCCGACCTCCAGCGCGACGTTCTCTACACCGACGACGGCGGCGTCCTTACGTCGGCGGGTGTCGTCGGCGGCCTCGACCTCTGCCTGCACCTGGTCCGGCGCGACCACGGCGCGGACGTCGCCGCCGCCCTCGCACGGCGGCTGGTGATGCCGCCGGCGCGTGAAGGCGGGCAGCGGCAGTACGTCGACAGTCCGGTGCCTTCCGCCACGCAGCCCGGATTGTCGTCCACAATGGACTGGGCGATGGCGCGGCTCGGTTCCGGCATCGGGGTCGAGGACCTCGTCGGGCACGCGCGGATGAGCGAACGGACGTTCCACCGCGAGTTCGCCGCGGCGACCGGGGTGACGCCGGGGCGCTGGCTGCGCGTGCAGCGCGTCCGGCTCGCGCAGCGCCTGCTGGAGACGACGGCGCTGCCGGTCGAGCGCGTCGCCGAGCGGTCCGGGCTGGGGACGGCGGCGAACCTGCGCCGCCGGATGCGTGCCGAAGTGGGTGTCGGCCCGGACAGCTATCGGCGCACCTTCCGGTCCGGAAGGGCTACGGTCGGGGAATGTACGAGCACCTCCTGATGAACCGGGACGGCGACACCGTCACGATCACCATGAACCGGCCGGAGCGGCGCAACTCGCTGTCCGCGGATCACCTCGCCGAGCTGCTCGCCGCGTTCCGCGCGGCGGGGACGTCCGACGCCACCGGCGTCGTGCTGGCCGGCGCGGGACCGGTGTTCTCCGCGGGGCACGACTTCGGGGACGTGGCCAAGCGCGACCTTATGGGCGTGCGCGAGCTGCTGACGGTGTGCACCGAACTGATGAAGACCATGCAGTCGATTCCGCAGGTGGTCATCGCGCGGGTGCACGGCCTGGCCACCGCGGCGGGCTGTCAGCTCGTGGCGTCGTGCGACCTGGCTGTCGCCGCCGAGTCGGCGGGCTTCGCGCTGCCGGGCGGCAAGGGCGGCTGGTTCTGCCACACGCCGGCGGTGCCGGTGGCGCGTTCGATCGGCCGCAAGCGGCTCATGGAGCTGGCGCTGACGGGCGACGTCATCGACGCGGCGACCGCGCTCGACTGGGGCCTGGTCAACCGGGTCGTCCCGGACGAGCAGCTCGACGACGCCGTCGGGGATCTGCTGGCGCGGGCGACGCGCGGCAGCCGGGCCAGCAAGTCGATGGGCAAGGTGACGCTCTATGCCCAGCTCGACCGGCCCGAGGCCGACGCCTACGCCATCGCGCTGGAGGTCATGGCCGCGGCGTCGCAGCTGCCCGGCGCCCGCGAAGGCATGGCCGCCTTCTTGGAGAAGCGCAAGCCCTCCTGGCCTGACTGAGCCCACCCGCGTCCCGGCGGGGGTTTCGTCGTGGCCGAGGTCCATACCATACGGTATGGTCTGGCTCATGGTGAGCAAGCGGGACTGGCTGGACGCGGGGTTGGTGCTGCTGGCGGAGCAGGGCGCGCCGGCGGTGACGATCGAGCGGCTGGCCGAGCGGCTCGGCCTGTCGAAAGGCTCCTTCTACCACCACTTCAAGGGCACGGGCGGCTTCCGCACGGCCCTGCTGGAGCACTTCGAGACCGAGCGCACGACCCGCTTCGTCGAGCAGGCCGAGGCGGCCTCGGGGGACCGCTTGGGCGCGTTGCTGAAGCTCGTTCTCGCGCCCGGACCCGGCCTCGGGCTCGAGATCGCCGTCCGGGCGTGGGCCCTGCAGGACGCCGAAGCGAGGGCGGTCCAGGAGCGTGTCGACCGAGCGCGCGTGGCTTACCTGACCGAGGTCAGCGGCGACGCCGGCCTGGCGCAGGCGCTGTACCTGATCGTCGTCGGTGCCGGGCAGGTCGTGCCGCCGCTGTCCGGCCGGCAGCTGAAGAGTGCGCTTGAACTCGTTCTGGGGAGAAGGAAATGACCGAACCGTTCGTCGAGGGTGCCGACTACGTCGAGTTCAAGGAGATCGAAAGCGAGAACAGCCTGCGCGAGTTCGTCGCCGGCGTGTTCGGCTGGTCGCCCGCCTGGGTGAAAGTCCTGTTCGGCGCCCGGTACCTGCTGGCCAAAGCGCTGCGGCTGGACACCGCGGCCGTTCCGCGCACCGGCCGGCTCCGGCCCGAGGACATCGGGTTCGCGCCCGGCGACCGGGTCGCGTTCTTCACGGTCCGGGCCGGCGACCCGGAGCGCTACCTGGTCGCGGGCGCGGACGACAGCCACCTGAGCGGGTACTTGACGGTCGAAGCCGTGCCTCGTGGCTTCCGGCTCGGCACGATCGTGCACTTCCACAACCGCGTCGGCCCGGCCTACTTTGCGCTGATCAAGCCGTTCCACCACCTGGTGATCCGCGGGATGCTCAGGGCCGGTGCCGCTCGAACAGCATGAGCTGCGCCCACGCGGCGATCGACTGCGCGTCGGTGATCTCGCCGGCCAGGATCATCTTCTCGAGGTCCGCGCGCGAGAACCACGCGCTGCGCATGTCCTGCTCCTCGAGCTCGCGCTCGGGCTCGCCTTCGGTGAGGTCCGTGGCGAGGAACACCCAGCCGCGCTGGCTGCTCATGCCGGCGGCGACGTCGAGCTTGCCGAGCGGCACCATCGAGCCGGCGCGCAGGCCCGTCTCTTCGCGCAGCTCCCGCGCGGCCAGCTCGGCGGGCGGCACGTCGGCCAGATCGGGCGCGGTGCCCTGCGGGAACTCCCAGCGGCGTTCGTCGAGCGGGTAGCGGAACTGCTCGACCAGCCGGAACCGGTCGCCGTCCTGGGCGATGACGAGGGCGTAGTCCGGCTTGTCGATCACGCCGTAGACGCCCGCGGAGCCGTCGGGGCGGCGGATGTCGTCTTCCCGCACGGTCATCCAGTTGTTCCGATACACCTCGCGGGACGCGACACGCTGAATGGGGTCCACGCGCCCAGTATCACCGACCCTGTCCTACCCTCCTCGGGTGCGTCTCGTGATCGCGCGGTGCCAGGTCGACTACGCCGGCCGGCTCACCGCCCACCTGCCGATGGCCACCCGCCTGTTGCTCGTGAAGTCCGACGGGTCGGTGTCGGTCCACTCCGACGACCGCGCGTACAAGCCGTTGAACTGGATGAGCCCGCCCTGCTGGCTGATCGAGGACGGCAATCTCTGGATCGTCGAGAACAAGCAGGGCGAGAAGCTGGTGATCTCCATCGAGCAGGTCTTCCACGACTACTCCCAGGCGCTGGGCGTGGAACCGGGTCTGCAGAAAGACGGCGTCGAGGCCCACCTGCAGGAGCTGCTGGCCGAGCACATCAAGACCCTGGGCGACGGCTACACGCTGGTCCGCCGCGAGTTCCCGACGGCGATCGGCCCGGTCGACATCATGGCCCGCGACGCGGACGGCAAGTCGGTGGCGGTGGAGATCAAGCGCCGCGGCGAGATCGACGGGGTGGAGCAGCTGACGAGGTACCTGGAGCTGCTGAACCGCGACCCGCTGCTGGCCCCGGTCCAGGGCGTGTTCGCGGCCCAGATCATCAAGCCCCAGGCGCGAACGCTGGCGGAGGACCGCGGAATCCGCTGCTTGACGTTGGACTACGACGAGCTGCGCGGCATCGAGTCCGACGAGTTCCGGCTGTTCTGACGGTGGAACCCGGACGGTACGTGCACTACAAGGGCGGCGAGTACGAGGTGCTCGGGGTCGCGCGGCACAGCGAGACGGAAGAAGAGCTGGTCGTGTACCGGGCGCTGTATGGAGCGCGCGGGTTGTGGGTGCGTCCGGAAGCGATGTTCGGAGAGACGGTCGAGACCCCGGACGGCGTGGTGCCGCGCTTCCGGCGGGTGGATTGAGGTTCATCGCACGTCGAAGGCGATCGCGTAGGTGCCGGGCGTCGACAGGTCGCCGAGGATGAGCAGGCCGTGGTCCGCGAGGCCGTCGGCGTCGAAGGTGCACGAGTAGGTTTTGCCGCGAGCGAAACTCGAGATGTGGTTCTCACCCTTGATCATCATGCCGCCGCGTGGCGATAGCTGCTCGCCGGTATCGGGGTCGAGGGTGGACCAGGCTCCCGAGCCGCACCACCAGACCCGCATGGCGTCCGCGTTGGTGTC
The window above is part of the Amycolatopsis camponoti genome. Proteins encoded here:
- a CDS encoding NUDIX domain-containing protein, whose product is MDPIQRVASREVYRNNWMTVREDDIRRPDGSAGVYGVIDKPDYALVIAQDGDRFRLVEQFRYPLDERRWEFPQGTAPDLADVPPAELAARELREETGLRAGSMVPLGKLDVAAGMSSQRGWVFLATDLTEGEPERELEEQDMRSAWFSRADLEKMILAGEITDAQSIAAWAQLMLFERHRP
- a CDS encoding DUF2867 domain-containing protein, which gives rise to MTEPFVEGADYVEFKEIESENSLREFVAGVFGWSPAWVKVLFGARYLLAKALRLDTAAVPRTGRLRPEDIGFAPGDRVAFFTVRAGDPERYLVAGADDSHLSGYLTVEAVPRGFRLGTIVHFHNRVGPAYFALIKPFHHLVIRGMLRAGAARTA
- a CDS encoding enoyl-CoA hydratase-related protein encodes the protein MYEHLLMNRDGDTVTITMNRPERRNSLSADHLAELLAAFRAAGTSDATGVVLAGAGPVFSAGHDFGDVAKRDLMGVRELLTVCTELMKTMQSIPQVVIARVHGLATAAGCQLVASCDLAVAAESAGFALPGGKGGWFCHTPAVPVARSIGRKRLMELALTGDVIDAATALDWGLVNRVVPDEQLDDAVGDLLARATRGSRASKSMGKVTLYAQLDRPEADAYAIALEVMAAASQLPGAREGMAAFLEKRKPSWPD
- the nucS gene encoding endonuclease NucS, whose amino-acid sequence is MRLVIARCQVDYAGRLTAHLPMATRLLLVKSDGSVSVHSDDRAYKPLNWMSPPCWLIEDGNLWIVENKQGEKLVISIEQVFHDYSQALGVEPGLQKDGVEAHLQELLAEHIKTLGDGYTLVRREFPTAIGPVDIMARDADGKSVAVEIKRRGEIDGVEQLTRYLELLNRDPLLAPVQGVFAAQIIKPQARTLAEDRGIRCLTLDYDELRGIESDEFRLF
- a CDS encoding DUF1653 domain-containing protein, translating into MEPGRYVHYKGGEYEVLGVARHSETEEELVVYRALYGARGLWVRPEAMFGETVETPDGVVPRFRRVD
- a CDS encoding TetR/AcrR family transcriptional regulator produces the protein MVSKRDWLDAGLVLLAEQGAPAVTIERLAERLGLSKGSFYHHFKGTGGFRTALLEHFETERTTRFVEQAEAASGDRLGALLKLVLAPGPGLGLEIAVRAWALQDAEARAVQERVDRARVAYLTEVSGDAGLAQALYLIVVGAGQVVPPLSGRQLKSALELVLGRRK
- a CDS encoding GlxA family transcriptional regulator, which produces MRTIGVLLLPGTRMFDLAVIGEVWGQDRTDSGIGPFTLRLCSQGRVRTAVSPFGDVAATHGLTGLDGCDLVLAPGRDDPLAEVPPAAAAALRRAHRAGTTVAALCSGAFTLAAAGLLDGRPATTHWRDFDALTVAAPRADLQRDVLYTDDGGVLTSAGVVGGLDLCLHLVRRDHGADVAAALARRLVMPPAREGGQRQYVDSPVPSATQPGLSSTMDWAMARLGSGIGVEDLVGHARMSERTFHREFAAATGVTPGRWLRVQRVRLAQRLLETTALPVERVAERSGLGTAANLRRRMRAEVGVGPDSYRRTFRSGRATVGECTSTS